CCAGCGCCAGCAGCTCCTCGCCGCCGGCGCAGCCCCCCTTGGCGCAGAGGGCCACCGTGGCGGCGATGTCCCCGGCCCCCTGCAGGCTCAGGCCCCCCTCGCAGAGGCCGTCGAGGGCCAGCAGCTCGGTGGTTTCCAGCAGCAGGCGGCGGCTCTCGGCCGGATGGTCCGGCAGGCCGAGACCGGCGCAGTGGCGGCGGCCGGCGACGGTACCGGCGAAACCGGCCAGGTGCTCGGCCAGCCGGGGCCACTCCAGCAGCTCCAGGGTGTCCTGGTGGATCTCGCTCACAGGGGGTGCGCTCACCCCGCCGGTGCGACGGGGGCGGGGGCAGGGGCGGGGATGGCGGCGGCTCCCACGTTGGAGGGAATGCCGGCGGCGGGCTCGTAGAGCATCTCCAGCCAGTTGCCCTCCGGATCCTGCAGGTAGAAGGAGGCGGTGCCGTCCCGATGGTCGTGCACCGGACCCACCCGGTGGCCCGCCGCCTCAAGCCGGTCGTGCACCGCATCCACCTCGGCGCGGTCGCTGAAGTGGAAGGCGAAGTGGGGGCCGGCGGCGGTGTAGCTCGGGCTGAGCAGGGCGATGCC
This genomic stretch from Cyanobium gracile PCC 6307 harbors:
- a CDS encoding VOC family protein, producing the protein MTRLGHVAVRVQDMERAKRFYEGLGLRLTWDAQDWAYMQSPANGDGIALLSPSYTAAGPHFAFHFSDRAEVDAVHDRLEAAGHRVGPVHDHRDGTASFYLQDPEGNWLEMLYEPAAGIPSNVGAAAIPAPAPAPVAPAG